From Demequina capsici, one genomic window encodes:
- a CDS encoding DUF3105 domain-containing protein, with translation MAKKNDTRDDRKAAIANAKAEQDRRERKRRLLTWGVVGVVIVGLVGGAGAIIVNAAQQKGTIEAAAASPIPGVTENLDQSTDHVTGLPEPTATAGGTLLPPSGGEHDPTWLNCGVYTDPVPTYNAVHSLEHGAVWVTYSPDLDPSEIADLKSDVAPYSYTILSPFNDLAAPIVLTAWGEQLEVQDTSDIRIQEFLAKYVLGSQAPEPGGECTGGVGQPS, from the coding sequence ATGGCGAAGAAGAACGACACGCGCGACGACCGCAAGGCGGCCATCGCCAACGCGAAGGCCGAGCAGGACAGACGCGAGCGCAAGCGGCGCCTGCTCACCTGGGGCGTCGTCGGCGTCGTCATCGTGGGCCTCGTCGGCGGGGCGGGCGCCATCATCGTCAACGCCGCGCAGCAGAAGGGAACCATCGAGGCGGCCGCCGCGTCACCGATCCCCGGCGTCACCGAGAACCTTGACCAGAGCACCGACCACGTCACCGGGCTGCCTGAGCCCACCGCGACCGCCGGCGGGACCCTCCTGCCGCCCTCCGGCGGGGAGCACGACCCGACATGGCTCAACTGCGGCGTCTACACCGACCCGGTCCCCACCTACAACGCCGTCCACTCGCTCGAGCACGGCGCAGTGTGGGTCACGTACTCCCCGGATCTCGACCCCTCCGAGATCGCGGACCTCAAGTCCGACGTGGCGCCGTACAGCTACACGATCCTGAGCCCCTTCAACGACCTGGCCGCGCCGATCGTGCTCACCGCATGGGGCGAGCAGCTCGAGGTCCAGGACACGAGCGACATCCGCATCCAGGAGTTCCTCGCCAAGTACGTGCTCGGCAGCCAAGCGCCGGAGCCCGGCGGCGAGTGCACCGGCGGCGTGGGTCAGCCCTCCTGA
- a CDS encoding heavy metal translocating P-type ATPase, with protein MQHDAEQHAHAGHAMPDHEGHAGHTNHGGHTDHAGHADHAGHVEMFRRYFWWNLMLAVPVIASSTTVEGWFGYDLPLSGWIPPILGTVIFVWGGRPFLTMAWRDEITARSPGMMTLISLAITVAFCASLATTFGVADLDFWWELAALIVVMLLGHWQEMKAVGQAQGALQALAQLLPDDADRVVGELTERVPVSDLAEGDAVIVRPGGRVPADGRIVSGEAAVDESMVTGESEPVRRGEGARVVAGTVATDGSLRIEVTAVGEATALAGIQRMVSQAQESRSGTRRLADRAAAWLFYVALATALLTFVVHLVMGDPGGGLVSAISVLVVACPHALGLAIPLVVAISTSTAARQGILIKDAGALESMRLIDAVLFDKTGTLTQGAPRVTGMTVIDGWDEARLLAVAAAAESESEHPVGRAVMAAADEADVRVPRASQVSTLPGRGVTATVDGDRVAVGGPALLEELGVSEPQAVAVPTAEWRQAGASVLYVVVGQAVVGAFTTADPIRDESRATVEALHRGGVSVALITGDSRAVAESVAGELGIDEVFAEVLPEDKDQAVGDLQAEGHRVAMVGDGVNDAPALARADVGVAIGAGTDVAMEAAGLVLASSDPRGVLGAIALSRATYRKMRQNLAWATGYNVVAIPVAAGVLAPIGVTMPPAIAAVAMSLSTIIVAANAQLLRRVSLAPEDVAR; from the coding sequence ATGCAGCACGACGCTGAGCAGCACGCGCACGCCGGCCACGCCATGCCGGACCACGAGGGCCACGCCGGTCACACCAACCACGGCGGCCACACCGACCACGCCGGCCACGCCGATCACGCCGGCCACGTCGAGATGTTCCGGCGCTACTTCTGGTGGAACCTCATGCTGGCGGTCCCGGTGATCGCGTCCTCGACCACCGTCGAGGGCTGGTTCGGCTACGACCTTCCGCTCAGCGGGTGGATCCCGCCGATCCTCGGCACGGTGATCTTCGTCTGGGGCGGTCGGCCGTTCCTGACGATGGCGTGGCGGGATGAGATCACGGCGCGCTCGCCCGGGATGATGACGCTCATCTCGCTCGCGATCACCGTGGCCTTCTGCGCGTCGCTCGCGACCACGTTCGGCGTGGCGGACCTCGACTTCTGGTGGGAGCTGGCGGCGCTGATCGTGGTGATGCTGCTGGGCCATTGGCAGGAGATGAAGGCGGTCGGTCAGGCCCAGGGCGCGCTCCAGGCGCTCGCGCAGCTCCTCCCGGATGATGCCGACCGCGTCGTGGGCGAGCTGACCGAGCGCGTGCCCGTGAGCGACCTCGCGGAGGGCGATGCGGTCATCGTGCGTCCCGGCGGTCGCGTGCCGGCGGACGGTCGCATCGTGTCAGGCGAAGCGGCCGTTGACGAGTCGATGGTCACCGGTGAGTCCGAGCCGGTGCGCCGCGGCGAGGGCGCCCGGGTGGTCGCGGGGACCGTCGCGACGGATGGTTCGCTACGCATCGAGGTCACGGCCGTCGGCGAGGCGACGGCGCTCGCGGGCATCCAGCGCATGGTGAGCCAGGCGCAGGAGTCGCGTTCGGGTACCCGCCGGCTCGCGGATCGTGCGGCGGCCTGGCTCTTCTATGTCGCGCTCGCCACGGCGTTGCTCACGTTCGTGGTGCACCTGGTCATGGGCGACCCGGGCGGGGGTCTGGTGAGCGCCATCTCGGTGCTGGTGGTGGCGTGCCCGCATGCGCTGGGCCTGGCGATCCCGCTGGTGGTGGCGATCTCCACGTCGACGGCAGCCCGGCAGGGGATCCTGATCAAGGATGCCGGCGCGCTCGAGAGCATGAGGCTCATCGACGCAGTGCTGTTCGACAAGACAGGCACCCTCACCCAAGGCGCTCCTCGGGTGACGGGCATGACGGTGATCGACGGCTGGGACGAGGCGCGGCTGCTGGCCGTCGCGGCGGCTGCCGAGTCGGAGTCGGAGCATCCCGTGGGTCGAGCGGTGATGGCCGCTGCCGACGAGGCCGACGTGAGGGTGCCGCGCGCGTCGCAGGTGTCGACGCTTCCGGGCAGGGGCGTGACCGCGACCGTGGACGGCGACCGTGTGGCGGTCGGAGGTCCGGCCCTGCTCGAGGAGCTCGGCGTGTCCGAGCCTCAGGCTGTGGCGGTTCCGACGGCAGAGTGGCGTCAGGCGGGAGCGTCGGTGCTGTACGTCGTCGTCGGCCAGGCTGTCGTGGGTGCCTTCACGACGGCCGATCCGATCCGCGACGAGTCCCGCGCCACAGTCGAGGCGTTGCATCGTGGTGGCGTGTCGGTCGCGCTCATCACGGGCGACTCGAGGGCGGTGGCGGAGTCGGTCGCGGGGGAGCTGGGGATCGACGAGGTCTTCGCGGAGGTGCTTCCTGAGGACAAGGACCAGGCTGTCGGCGACCTGCAGGCGGAGGGTCACCGCGTGGCGATGGTGGGCGACGGCGTGAACGACGCTCCTGCGCTCGCCCGGGCCGACGTGGGCGTCGCGATCGGTGCGGGCACCGACGTGGCGATGGAGGCTGCGGGGCTGGTGCTCGCGTCGTCGGATCCGCGCGGAGTGCTGGGCGCGATCGCGCTGTCGCGGGCCACCTATCGGAAGATGAGACAGAACCTCGCCTGGGCGACGGGCTACAACGTCGTCGCGATCCCGGTGGCGGCGGGTGTGCTGGCGCCGATCGGAGTGACGATGCCTCCCGCGATCGCTGCCGTCGCGATGAGCCTGTCGACGATCATCGTCGCCGCGAACGCCCAGCTGCTGCGTAGGGTGAGCCTTGCTCCGGAGGACGTCGCGCGCTGA
- a CDS encoding VOC family protein, with amino-acid sequence METRRDLDPDAAEDTADTRQEAPAMARITRFDHIGITVADLDRVASFLVSLGLEVDGRTDVEGEFIDTVTGIPGSRSEILMLRVPGGGTAVELSRFASPQALPGDPTAMANVLGMRSIAFEVDDLQEIVARVTAEGFTLDGGIGRYEDRWLMAYVRGPEGLIVALAERLA; translated from the coding sequence GTGGAGACGCGCCGGGACCTGGACCCGGACGCTGCGGAGGACACGGCCGACACACGACAGGAGGCGCCCGCCATGGCGCGGATCACCCGCTTCGACCACATCGGCATCACGGTCGCCGATCTGGATCGCGTCGCATCGTTCCTTGTGAGCCTCGGGCTCGAGGTGGACGGTCGCACCGACGTCGAGGGCGAGTTCATCGACACCGTCACCGGCATCCCCGGCTCGCGCTCGGAGATCCTCATGCTGCGCGTGCCGGGCGGCGGCACTGCCGTCGAGCTGTCGCGATTCGCCAGTCCGCAGGCGCTGCCGGGAGACCCGACGGCGATGGCGAACGTCCTCGGCATGCGGAGCATCGCGTTCGAGGTCGACGATCTCCAAGAGATCGTCGCACGCGTCACCGCAGAGGGCTTCACGCTGGACGGCGGCATAGGCCGATACGAGGATCGCTGGCTGATGGCCTACGTGCGCGGACCTGAGGGGCTCATCGTCGCGCTCGCCGAACGTCTCGCTTGA